DNA sequence from the Pseudomonas tritici genome:
CCCCAACTCAGGCACCGAGTTTTTTCAGCTAGAACTGAAGTGCCTGGGTTTGGGGCGGCTTCGCCACCCAGCGCGGGACAAGCCCGCTCACTACAATGCCCGCATGGGATTACCAACATTCAACGTCGGGTTACCAAAACCGCTGCTGGGTCAACCGGCTCCACCAAGTCAACAGCACCCGGTCCACCGAGCCACTCGCCGCCAAGCCAACCCGCTCCTGCAAGCTCTTACGCTCGGCATAGTGCAGGTGGAACACCTCGGCGGTCTTGGCCTTGGTGGCCAGGTATTCGTCGCTGGTTTGCAGCTCATCGACCAATTGCTTGTCGAGCGCCGCAACACCCAGCCACACTTCTCCGGTCGCGACATCATCGATTGCCAGCTGCGGGCGATAACGCGAGACGAAATTCTTGAACAACTGGTGAGTGATGTCCAAGTCTTCCTGGAACTTCTCGCGGCCCTTCTCGGTGTTTTCGCCAAACACGGTGAGGGTGCGTTTGTATTCACCCGCGGTCAGCACTTCGAAGTCGATGTCGTGTTTTTTCAGCAGGCGGTTGACGTTAGGCAACTGCGCCACCACACCAATGGAGCCGAGGATGGCAAACGGTGCGCTGATAATCTTCTCGCCAATGCACGCCATCATGTAACCGCCGCTGGCTGCGACCTTGTCGATGCACACGGTCAACGGCACGCCCGCCTGACGGATACGCGCCAGTTGCGAAGACGCCAAGCCGTAGCTGTGGACCATGCCGCCGCCGCTTTCCAGACGCAGTACCACTTCGTCCTTTGGCGTGGCCAGGCTCAGCAGTGCGGTGATTTCATGGCGCAGGCTCTCAGTGGCCGAAGCCTTGATATCGCCGTCGAAATCCAACACAAACACCCGTGGCTTGGCCTCAGCTTTCTGTTTGCCTTTCTTCTTTTCAGCCTTGCCTTCGGATTTTCGCAACGCCTTGAGCTGGTCTTTGTCGAGCAGGCTCGACTCCAGGCGCTCACGCAGGCCCTTGTAGAAATCATTGAGCTTGCTGACCTGCAACTGGCCGGCGGATTTGCGACGACCTTTGCTGCGCAACGCCGCGAAGCTGATCAATACCACCAGAATAGCGACCACCAGGGTGACGGTCTTCGCCAGAAAGCTCGCGTATTCGGCCAGAAAATCCATAGTTCTCCTTACAAGTGCAGTGCGCCAGGCGCGGATGACCCCAGCATACCGACGGGGCTTGCTGTGAGCCAGTGCTCAAACCGCCACCAGGCGCCCTCCAACGCACTTTTAAAACAAGCGTATGTTTTTTCATTGACAGCTTGAAGGCATCCTCATAACCTCGCCAGACTTTCAACGTACCGGGAAAACGGACGTGGGCAGCATCTATTTGATTCGACATGGCCAGGCCTCCTTCGGTGCAGACGACTATG
Encoded proteins:
- the sohB gene encoding protease SohB: MDFLAEYASFLAKTVTLVVAILVVLISFAALRSKGRRKSAGQLQVSKLNDFYKGLRERLESSLLDKDQLKALRKSEGKAEKKKGKQKAEAKPRVFVLDFDGDIKASATESLRHEITALLSLATPKDEVVLRLESGGGMVHSYGLASSQLARIRQAGVPLTVCIDKVAASGGYMMACIGEKIISAPFAILGSIGVVAQLPNVNRLLKKHDIDFEVLTAGEYKRTLTVFGENTEKGREKFQEDLDITHQLFKNFVSRYRPQLAIDDVATGEVWLGVAALDKQLVDELQTSDEYLATKAKTAEVFHLHYAERKSLQERVGLAASGSVDRVLLTWWSRLTQQRFW